From the genome of Mycoplasmopsis bovis PG45:
GTAATTTGTTCCTCAATATTTTCAGAATTTTTGAAAATTAGTAAGTCAGTTAATATTTGCAATTTGGGCTTGTCATTTTCAATATATTTCAAGATTTTTATGGCTTTATTTGAATCAAAAATTAAATATCACGACTCTATATTGCTAATAGACTTTTTGCTTAAAATTTCTGGATCATAACTTTTAAAATCGTTCTTATTTTTATCGACTCACTTGCTAATAATTTCTTTAGCTTCTGGAAATTTAAATTTTAATAACTTTTCGGGATTATTGTTTTGTATTCGAGCAATTCATGAACCTAATTCATTATGAACTTGCTCATATAATTCTTTTTCCTTATCAATTTTTTTGTACAAATCACCATATGGTGAAAAAATAAATCAGAAGTGGCTAAGATTATTAATTGTTCAATATCAATCGGCTGATAAGTGCTTTTGTATAGCATCTTTTGCCTTATTAATTATTGTTTGATATTGATGTCTGTTATTTAATGCTCTATTAGAAATAAAAATAGGATAGTACGTTAATGAAAATTTCAATTCATCAAAAAGAGTATTTGATTTATTTTCTTGGAGTGAAATGTAATTTTTTTTGTGGTTATTATTGTTATTTGTGTAAAAGTTTAACATTTCATTAATGTAATGATTTTTGTATAGTGGTTCTTTTTTAGGTATTGAAATATCATTTTCATTTTTGTTATTTATCTTGCTAGTTGTTATTTCGCAAGAAGCTAATGATATTGAAGTAAGTGCCACAGGGATGACAACTGTACTAGCTGTTAATAACTTTTTCATAGAATAAAGTCTCCAAATGACCCTTTTTAGAACCAGAGTAAACTATATGGCCATTATGTATGAGAGTCACTGAGTTAACATATTTATCTATCTCAGATAGAACATGAGAACTAATTAAAATAGTTATTCCTTCATTTTCATTCAAATTTTTTAGTAACGAAAATAATTCATATCTAGCTGTTGGGTCTAAATTAGCTGCTGGTTCATCTAAAATAAGCAATTTTGGATCATGTAATAATGCTTGAATAAGTAGCACTTTTTTCTTTTGTCCAGATGAAAAATTATAAGGCTTATCATTAATTAAGTCTTCAATATTGAACAGTTTTAAAAATTGTTTAATTTTCGTATCAGCCTGTTTTTTAGGTATATTAGATAAAATAGAAAAGTTGTACAAATATTGATAAACACTTAGTTCTTTTGGAAAAATAGCATTTTCAGGCACATAACCAATAATTGATTTAGCACTAGCATCTTTAATGTCTTTACCATAAATTAAAATTTGACCAGAATAGTTTGGATACGCACCGATAATTGATTTGATTGTAGTAGTCTTACCAGCACCATTTTCGCCAATAAAGGCATGAAAGTCACCAGAATTTACTGAAATGTTTATGTCTTGAATGCCTCTGTTGGTTTTGCTAAAGATTTTGGTCAAATTAATTACTTCTAAAACTTTATCCATAATTATTTATATTCCTTCTTTCTGTATAAGGCAAAAACTGAGACAAATAAAATAGTATTTAAAATAATTCAAATTGGGTAGTATGCATTCTTATTAACAATTTGACTACTTCTATTTATTGCATAAACTTGGTCAGCAGATTGGAAAAGATAGTTAGTATCGCTTTTATTTAAGTCATATCTAATTTTAATCTTAGGATTTCTTATCTTGCCTTCAGAGTCTCTATTTCCAACAGGGGTAACGTTTTCAACAAATGAGCTGTATCCCCCTATTTTATAGTCATGTCCGAGAATATTAACTGTGTATTGATAGTTTCCAAATGACTCTTTTGTATTAGGATTTTTAAGCATTGCTTCATATATTTTTGTTTCAGAATAATTGAAATATATGTAGTTTAAAAGAGCAACTGTAAAGTAAATTCTTTTTTCAAAAATTGACTTTAATTTCTTTTGCTTCAATGCATTAGGGTCAAAGATAGTTACATTGGCATTTTCATACTTGTTAATTTCACTGGCATTGTCAATGTCATCATTGTTTATAAAACTACTTATTTCAGACATTAACAATTTATTTATTTCAACTAAATTATTTTGTGAAACAATTTTTGAATTAAATTTTTCAACAAAGTTTTTTGCTATAGAGTTAAATTTTTCATCTTTAAGTGCTTCATAAATATATCTTCATTTAATTCTTCCAACTAAATTTGCGCCTTCATTACTAAAATTAGCATCATCTTCTAAAAATTCAATGTTTGGATCTTCAGCACCAGCACGAGCATATATTATGTCGTAATTAAATAATCCATTGTCACCAGTTTTGTCGCTAAATATAGAATTTGACTTTAATGCACCAGGCACAATGTATTTAGGGCTGTTGCTTCCGTCAGTAGTTATATATTTCTTTAAGTTGACATTTGTGTCTAATTTATAGTTATATGTGACATCATCCAATCCTGAATGATATACATAATTATCTAAGTTAGAGAATTTTTTTACTGATGCAGTCTCAAAAACATTTTTGTTTTTAAAGTTGAAGATGTCTATTAATTGATATGGAACTGAAAGCCATGAATATGCTTGTCATTCAGTGCTAGAATTATTTGAAAGATTCATAACTTTTTGCAAGTATTTTATTTGCTCATCTGAAAAGCCCTTATTATCAGCACCATTAGGTACAAGCAATAATTCATCTTTATTATTGTTTAAATAATATGGCTCTATATTAGCTTCATTGCCTGAAGCGTGATATTGATATGGTCTGTTAATAAAGTGAGCAGCATTATTAATATTTGAAGTCGAGTTAGCTGAAATTAATGATCCACCTAATGCTAATGGAATAAATAGCGCAATAGGAATAGTGATTGCAATTTTTTGGCTTAATTTATAACAAATTAGGGCTGTAAATAGACCAAAAAGTAAATATGTCATTAATCCAACAAATAAAAATAATATTGCGACTAAAAATATTTTTGTTACACCAAAAATTGCATACAAACCAAATAATGAAGCAATTAGCATAACTAAAGATCATATAAGTCCAAAGTATATTAGTGTTAAAAGTTTTCCAAGAATTAAGTTGTTTCTAGAAATAGGCTTTGATAAGGTTATTATTTCTAAGCCTTCACTATCAAAGTCTTTGAATATATTTAAAGCTTTAATTGATGAAAAAATAACTGTTGCAGTAGCATTTGTAAAAATAAATATATATGCTGCAAGATCATAATATCTTTGACCTACAACGAATTTATAGACTAGCCCAATTATAAGTGAAAACGCTAAGACTAGAATAGGCAATATAAATGTACTTATTTTTTTGAAAGTAATGTTAAAAGCAAACTTGGAGTACTTAAAAGCAGACGTGCTCATTTATTCTCCTTTGTTTAATATTTTAAATGCAGTTATGTATAGCCATAACTGATTTTTACTTAAGTTTAATTATTGTTTGAATTGCCTATATGAATAAAAATTATTAGTTGTTAATACAATCTTAATAATTTCTATAAATATTTTATTACAAAAAATAGCAGTGAAAAATAATTTGTTTTTGTTGCCATAAATTGGCCAATAAGACTATAAAAAAATGAAATAAGCAATTATTTCATTAATTCTTAATAGTTAATAACTCACAGATAAAACAGAAGTTCTATTAGTTTTAGTGTTTACAATTAATTTTTTAATTTCAAAACAAATTGTATTAACGAATGCTAAAGGAAGTGACCATGAAAGCAGTATTCCATTATGAAAGGTCAATAAGTGTTCATACATTCTAAAAACTTTAGCTAAGTTAGGAACAAATGCTACCAGAATAACGAATAGTGAGCTAAATGAGATAGCAGCAAAAACAGGTCAGTATTTTTTAATATTGGCTTTGAATATACTGTTGTTATTAATTAAATTAATAGCATTTATCGACGTAGCAATTCCCATTGTTACAAAGGCACAAGTTGAAGCAATAGTTAGTAAATTTAAACCACTGTAAAATCTAATTGTATATAGTGCGCCGGCAGTATATGATAATAGAGATACTAAGCTTATAACCAAAGCTTGTCATAGTAAATTTATTCCCATACCACGGGCGAATATGCTTTCACTCTTACTATAAGGTGGTCTATGCATAACATCAACTTCTGAATCAATTATACCTAGTGCTATAGCTGGCAAGCCATGGGTCAATAGATTAATTCATAAAAGTTGTGAAGCACTAAAAACATAAAATTCGCTATCAGAAAAATAATTTTTGAATGCATAATAAAAAGCAATTAGACCGATGAGCATTACAATAACTTCAGTAACTGATGAAATTAGTAAGTTCATAATCACTGTTTTTACTTTGTCATATATTTGTCTGCCGTTTTTAACAGATCTTACTATTGTGTTGAAATTATCATCAGTTAGTATAAAGTCAGCTGACTGTTTAGCCACATCAGTACCAGTTATGCCCATTGCACAACCTATATCACTAGCTTTAAGAGCTGGTGCATCATTGACGCCATCTCCAGTCATAGCAACAACTTTATCATATGATTGTCATGCTTTAACTATTCTAAGTTTATCACTAGGGTTTACTCTAGAATAGACTGCAATTTTTTGAACGTTATTTCTTAATTTATCATCATCTCAGTCTTTTAACTCAGAACCATCAAGGCAAATATCATCGCCATTAGGATCATAAATACCTAAATTTGTAGCTATTGACTTAGCTGTTATTAAATTATCTCCAGTTATCATAACTACTTTTATGCCTGCATTTTGAGCTTCTAAAACGCTTTTAGCAACATTTGCTCGTGGTGGGTCTATCATTGCAACTAGTCCAATAAATTCTAAGTCTTCTTCATCTTTGAAGTCAATAGAGTTATGATTAACAGTCTTTTTAGCAAATGCTAAGACCCTATATGATTTGGCTGCTCAGTCATTGTTTATTTGCATAACTTCATCTTTGTCTATGTTATTGCACTTAGTAATAACAACATCTGGCGCTCCCTTGGTTATCATAATTTTATCGCTCTTGTTATCTTTAACTAAGACCGACATCATTTTTCTATCACTGTCAAAAGGCAAAGTATGAATAATATTATTTGTCTTAAGTAATTCTTGCTTTGTAACACTATGCTTAAGCGCAAAAAGTAAAAGTCCAGTCTCAGTAGGATCGCCAATTTCTTTTATCTCTTCATTGTCAATAGTTAGGTATGCGTCATTGCAAAAGCAAAGTGAGTTTAATAATTCATTAAATTCATTTCTGTTTACATCAATTTTGTCTAAAAATCCTTTTTTATTGAGGTATAAGTCAACAACCGTCATCTTGTTTTCTGTTAGTGTACCTGTTTTATCAGTGCAAATGATATTAGCTGAGCCTAGAGTTTCGACTGCTAAAAGGTTTTTAACCAATCCTTTTTCTTTGCTAATTTTTGATACTCCAATGGACAAAATAACAGTAGTAAAAGCAATTAATCCTTCGGGAATAGCAGCAACTGCTAAAGATATACCAGTAATTAATGAGTTAGTGTAAACATCAGGATTAGTTCAGCTTCCACTAGATACATTATTGAAAACTATTTGAAGAAGCATACTAATGAAAAGCAAAATAATTCCTGAGTAGCCAAATCATTTGCTTAATTTATTTAACTTAGTTTGTAAAGGGGATAAATTTTTCTTTTGATTTTGCAAACTTGAGTTAATTTTACCTATTTGAGTTTCTTTTCCAACACTTTCAACAATATAAGAAGCTTTACCATTAGATACAAAAGTTCCTGAATAAACTAAATGTTTATTTTCAGCTAAAGTTTTATCATCAGTTGCATTTCAATTAGTAGTTTTTAAAACTGCTTCACTTTCGCCAGTTAAGCTACTTTCAACAACATAAAAATTTGATGCATTAACTATTCTTCCATCAGCATTTATAGTATCACCAGCCGATAAAAGAACTAAGTCACCAACAACCAACATATTAGCAGGTATATTTTGTACTTCATTATTTCGTATAACAGTTGAATTGGATATAGTTTTGTTCTCTAAAGCCCTGACAGCCTGGTCGCTTTTAACTTCTTGATATGCACCAATAGCACTGTTTAATAGTATCACAAGCATAATGATTGCAGGCTCAACATAGCCAATGATTATTTGTGTGCTGTTTCTAGAACCTTTTATATGTTCAAAAATAGCCAGACTGACACTTATAATAGCCGCAATTATAAGCAAAATTACCATAGGGTCAATAAATTGCTTAAAATAAGCAACTATTGGGTTTATTTTTTTGCTTTTTGTTAATGTATTTTCGCCATATTTTTGTAAATTTATAGCAACTTGTTCGTCACTAAGCCCATTAAATTTCTGTGCTTCATCCCATTTCATAATAAGTACCTCTTATTTAATGTTAATATAATACATTAAAATCTAAATAGTAAAAAAGGTATAAAAAAAATGGCGGGGAAGAGAGGGTTCGAACCTCCGCGGGTGTTTTATCACCCCTAACGCGTTAGCAATGCGTCCTCTTCACCAGCTTGAGTACTTCCCCAGCGCATTTAGCCTTTTTATTATAGCAAAAATAATTTTTATCATAAATATATTTATTTTGCTTTATAACAGAGTTTTTGTTCAAATTTACGTGTAGATTTTATTATAAAAGTTATATAAATAATAGCCACATTTTGTGCTTTTTAGATGATAAAAACTAAAATTTGGTAAATATAGATGTAACCAATTAGGCTGTTTTATAGGAATTTATGTTATTCACTTAGCTTTTCGTTTATAAATTCTGTTAATTCATCCTTAAGCTCTATATTATCCAATGCATAGTCAATATTAGCTTGAACAAATCCTTTGACTGAGCCTAAGTCATATCTTGTTCCTTCAAATACAAATGCATAGATATCTTGTTTATATTCATTTTGCAATTTTTCAAATGCATCAACAACTTGAATTTCATTAGATCCATCATATTCAATTTTGCTAAGTATGTCTAATATTTCACTATTGAATACATATCTTCCTAAGATTGCTTTATTGCTTGGTGCTTCACTTAATTTTGGTTTTTCTACAGCACCTTTAATTTTGAAAAAGTTTGTACTCTTTTCATTTTCATCTATAGGCGCAACAATTCCATATTTGGGTATATCGCTATCGCTTACTGATTGAACTCCCAAGATGTTTGAACCTGTTTTATAGTAAAATTCAATCAATTGTTTAATTGCAGGAACTTTAGATTTTATTAAATCATCTCCTAAAATAATTGCAAATGGCTCATCTTTAATAACGTTTTTTGCACATGCTAAGGCATGTCCTAAACCATTTTGACTATGCTGGATAACAATTTTAATCAGACCTTCCTTATTTGTTGATTTCACCTTTTTTAATAGTGATAACTTATTTTTTGATTCTAATTCAGTTTCTAATTCTTTATTAACAGCAAAATAGTTTGCAATATCTTTTTTTCTTTCGCTAATAATAAGAATTATTTCTTCGATGCCTGCTTCTATAGCTTCGTCAACAAGCAAACTAATTAATGGTGTATCCAAAATAGGCAAAAGTTCTTTGTGCACAACTTTTGTCATAGGCAAAAATCTAGTGCCTCACCCAGCAGCTGGAATAATTAATTTTCTAACTTTTTTATTCATATTATTCCTTATTATGTATTGATATTCATATTGCATCAGCAGAAGTTGAAAGAATTTTATGCCTGCTGTTCTTTTTTACAAAAAGACAGTCGCCAGCTTGCATATTAATTTTCTTATGACTATCGTCTAAAAGTGATGCAGAGCCTTGAACTAAAATTGCGACTTCATCATGATCATTATTAATTAGCCAGTCTGTAGAAGCAGAATTAGAATATATTAGCTCAATGTTGCTGTTGCCTAATTGAGCTATATTATAAAATTTTTCGCAGCCTAAAATTGGTTTAATTAAATTGTTAGAGTATATGTTATTGATTAATTTTACATTATTGTCCATATGTATAAATATTATCATTTTCAATTAAATAAATAAGTAAGGAAAATAAAAAATGGCCATAGCCATTTTGGACACAAAAGTGAAATGGTGCGAACGAATGGACTTGAACCATCGACCTCACGATTATCAGTCGTGTGCTCTAACCAGCTGAGCTACGCTCGCATTATATTCGCCATAATATTATAAAGGCGAATTGAATAAAGTTAATGATTTTATTGCAAAAAGTTAACGTTTTGAGAATTGACGAGCACGACGTGCTTTGTTAAGACCTGGTTTTTTACGTTCAACACTACGAGCATCACGAGTTAGCATTCCTGCTGGTTTAAGTTTAGCTCTGTATGTGTCACTTGCTAATAATAAAGCTCTAGCAATACCTAATCTTATAGCACCAGCTTGACCTTTAAGTCCACCACCACGAACATTAACTAAGATATCAAATTGACCTTTGGTTTCTGTTAATACTAAAGGTTGTTCAGCATCTTGAATATGTAAGTCAGAAAGTAAGTAGTTTTTAGCTTCACGGTTGTTAATTGTGAATTTACCTGAGCCAGGTCTAAGAATAACTCTAGCAGTAGATGACTTACGACGACCTAAGCCTCTATATTCAATCATTGATGAATTAGATTTTGCCATATTATCTCACCTCTAATCTTTCTGGCTTTTGTGCAGCATATTTGTGTTCTGGACCAGCAACAACAAATAGATTTCTTCTTTGTTTGTTTCCTAATTTAGTGTGTGGAAGCATTCCGTGTATTGCTTTTTCAACAATAGCAGTAGGTTTCTTAGCTCTTAATTTTGCAGCTGTAATACTTTTTAGTCCGCCAGGGTATCCTGAGTGATGGTAGTAAACCTTGTCTTCTTCTTTTTTGGCTGTAAAAATAGCTTTTTCAGCATTAATAATAATTACATAATCGCCCATATCAGCATTAGGAGTGAATGTAGGTTTTGTTTTGCCTCTAAGAACAGAAGCCACAAAAGCAGCTAAACGACCAACTACTTGGTTTTCAGCATCAACAACAAATCACTTCTTATTAGCTTTTTCACGATTAACAATTGTAGTTTGTCTCATGTGCATCTCCTTTTCTCTATGTTAACTATTGCAATTAGTAAATAGCCTTTTTATTATATAGTAAATAATATATTTAAAAAGATAATTTTCTAATTTTTGTTTATTCATTAACAAAGCAAAAAGCACCACAAGTTAACTTGCGGCGCTTTTTGTTGCCTTTTGTTAAAATTTGAGTATCTAAATTAAAAAAGAAAGGCTTTTACATTATATATGATTAGCAATGACAAAAATACTAGTTATTCAACTGACCTATGCTTGCTTAAAAAGAAATTAAATGTGCACGGCAAGTACAAGTTTAATTATGTACATTATGTAATTGATGAAACGAATTGAGATGAAATATTGACCAAGTCAAATCACAAAACCAATAAAAATAACATTAGCCCGTTGAGACTTAAAGAAATTCTTGAAAGGCTAATTGCAGGCTATGATATGAAAACTGTTTCTAATATTGTGGGGTTTAAATCAAGATCAATTTATAACTTATTTGACAGAATTACAATTGAAACAAAGCGTGGCTATGCTAAATATCAAAAGAAATGTAAATTGTGTGGTATGGACTTAAAAGGCAAAACAATATATGTAATTAGTGCTCTCAAATTTTTGAATTTAATTGAAACAAGACATGATTCAAAAAGATTAGAAAACAATTCTAAATTGCTTATGAAATACATTGAGATTTTTAAGTTTTACAAACAGTTACTGTACTTTTATTTGAAGAATAGAAATAGTTTTAACTTAGATAGTAAAGCTGTTAAACAGTCTGTGGCAAGCATTATTTTTAAATACATAAGAGAACTAGAAGCACAGGGAAAGCTTCAAAATTCATATATTCCATCAGTTCAAAACTTTTACCGTATATTGGCTAAACATAGTGCTTTTGGTCTAAAATTAGATATTCTTCCATATAAATCAAACGGTAAATATGGAAGTAGAACAACAGTAAAGCATGAGACAAAGAAGAAAACAATAGGCAAACTTATTACTGAACGTCCAGAATCAGTTAATTTAAGGCTAAATGACAATGATTATGAAATGGACACTGTAATTGGTTTAAGATCTGACAATTATTGCATTCTTACATTAATCAACAGAAAATCTAGAATGTTTTATTGCACGCTCTCTAGAAGAAATGCAAAAGCAATAAAAGAAAATTTGGAGAAATTGATTAAGGACAATAATCTTGTTATTGACACATTAACTATTGATAATGGAAGTGAAAATTACAAACTTCCAGAGATAGAATCAATCAAAGAAATTTTCCATTGTCATCCTTATTCATCATCAGAAAAAGGTAGCATTGAAAATGCTCACAGGCTTTTAAGAAGATACATTCCAAAGGGAAAATCTATAGATAAATATGTTGGTCAAGATCTAAAACCAATAGCCGATTTTATAAATTCACATCCAAGAATTTATAAAGGTGTCTCAGGCTTTAAATGTGCTAAGCAAATGCAATAAAAATTAACATCAACACAAAATTTTGCACTTTTGAGTACTCAAAAGTATCTTTTCTTTATTCTTTTTTTATGCTTTAGGCCATTTTCTTGTCAGAACAACCAAAAATTGGTATTATTTTTTCAATACTCAAATTAGGTGCTTTTTAATTTAAGAATTTATATTCTAATTTTTGTTAATGAATAATATGCATTGTTTAAATAAAAAATAACCCAATTTATGAGTCAAGGAATTATACAAAAAGTTAGTAAATAAATATAAAAAAAACTCTTACATTTGTAAGAGTTCTACATCTATAAGCCACGTTCTGTTCCATACTATATGTAAGGCGCTAACAATTTATCTAATCAAGGTTAACTTGATTCTTTCCTAGATTCATTTATCATCAGAAAGTTCCCCTACCAAAATTTGGGTTTCTAGCTCATGGAGTTTACCCGTTTCACTATTCTCGTCTCTGTGGCACTAGTCGTCTAAGCCTGATTTTATTAGAATCAGCATGAACACTACAATCATCGCAGATTGTGCTAGCGTGGACTTTCCTCTACTAAAATAATTAGCAGCTGTTAGCCGATGTCATTTAATTATACTCTAGATACTTAATTAAAAAAAGTTATCAAAAATCTTTCAAAGCCAATTTTTTCACTAATTAAGCCATTTTTTATATCTTTATCTAATTTTGAAAGCGACAAAATCATTTTTTTAATTTTATTTATGCCAATTTTGCTTAAAAAATAACTAATTTTTTTGATTCTATAACTATTTAATTTTAAGTCTCTACTTAATTGGTCAATACTTAAATGACACACTTTGTAAGCATATATTTGATGAGCAATTATAAAAATCTGGCTAATTTGACCTATTAGTGCACTTATTTCAGTGCCTTCAAGCATTTTTTCTTTATATTTTGACCAAATAATGCCTAAATCATTAGTCTCTAAGGCATTACTAAAAGCAAAGACGTCATCACCCAGCATTGTGTCTGTGCTATTTTCAATAACTTCAGCACTAATGTGTTTTTCTAAATTCGAAAGCTTTATAATTTCAGCACTAAGCATTAAGGTATCATTATTGACTTTATTTATTAATAATTTAATGGCTTCATCATCAATATGTAGTTTATGCTTATTAGCCAATGATTTTGCAAGAGAAAATAATTTACTTTCACTAATTTCTTTGGCTTCAATCATAGTTACTTCATGATTATTATTTTCAAAAATAAATTTAGTTCATGAATTAACCGAAATCTTATCTTTTGAAATGATGTTCTCATTTATGAACACAAAAATGTCCTGATTATTCACGTTTATTGCATTAATTAAGTCATCAGCATTTTTTAAATCATCTTTTAGAATACTTTTGTCAAAAAATGGCAAAGCATAAATTAGAAATAGTTTTGAACCTGTAAATAAGTTGTTTGAACTAGCAGAAGATATTAAATCATTTATTGAAGCTTGATCATCAAAACGGAATATTTCCAAAACTTTGTCATTATGTTCTTTTCTAATTCTTTGTACTTCTTGCTCAATCAAAAATTTTTCAGGCCCATAAATAAATATCATAGTTATTATTATATTTTAAAATTAGCAACGGTTTTCAAATGGCATTACATTCTGTTCATTTTCTAAAATAAACTAGCGGTTATACATTATCAAATATAATTAGTATAACTTTAATGCGCTTTAGGCAAAGGTCACTTTTCAGCATTGAAAAACATATTAGTTATCCAAAAAAACGGAGGGAAAATGCACACTAAACATACAATATTGAATATTGATGCACTAAAAATGAATAGTCACATTGATGATGAAAGTGTTGACTTAGTTATCACATCGCCACCTTATCCTATGATCAAAATGTGGGATGAAATTTTTGAAATTAATGAAAATGAAATAAAAACTGAAGCAGATGTAAATAGTGCATTTTTAAAAGCAACCCAATTTTTGAATAATATTTGAGAAAAAGTTGATAAAAGTATAAAGCCTGGCGGGATTGTTTGCATTAATATTGGTGATGCAACTAGAAATTTAGGTGGAAATTTTAGATTATTTAGTAATTCTGGACAAGTTATTAATTTTTTTATAAAGAAGGGATATTTACAGCTACCTAGCATAATTTGACGCAAACAAACAAATGCACCTAATAAATTTATGGGTTCGGGTATGCTTCCTGCTGGCGCATATGCAACTTTAGAGCACGAATGAATCTTAATTTTCCGTAAAGGCATAACAAAAAGAGAGTTTAAAAATGCTAAAGATAAGTCCTTAAGAAACGAAAGCGCTTTTTTCTGAGAAGAAAGAAATGTTTGATTTAGTGACTTATGAGACTTTAAAGGAATAAAACAAAAAAATGATATAAAAAATTCTAGAGATAGAACTGCAGCTTACCCAATAGAGCTTCCCTATAGGCTTATTAGTATGTTCAGTGTAAAAAATGATATAGTTTTTGACCCATTTTTAGGTACTGGAACAACAACATTGG
Proteins encoded in this window:
- a CDS encoding aromatic motif membrane protein, yielding MKKLLTASTVVIPVALTSISLASCEITTSKINNKNENDISIPKKEPLYKNHYINEMLNFYTNNNNNHKKNYISLQENKSNTLFDELKFSLTYYPIFISNRALNNRHQYQTIINKAKDAIQKHLSADWYWTINNLSHFWFIFSPYGDLYKKIDKEKELYEQVHNELGSWIARIQNNNPEKLLKFKFPEAKEIISKWVDKNKNDFKSYDPEILSKKSISNIESWYLIFDSNKAIKILKYIENDKPKLQILTDLLIFKNSENIEEQITKIENEISSKRESDLTKAIEKKNEEEIDDKKEENDSGKNLTSRNVNSNADTETIAKLKKEIDLSKILESVIKLKGDKEFFEFHATHQYNQHFVDAIDTINKNELSVYRFTIRNIDNEN
- a CDS encoding ABC transporter ATP-binding protein, with the protein product MDKVLEVINLTKIFSKTNRGIQDINISVNSGDFHAFIGENGAGKTTTIKSIIGAYPNYSGQILIYGKDIKDASAKSIIGYVPENAIFPKELSVYQYLYNFSILSNIPKKQADTKIKQFLKLFNIEDLINDKPYNFSSGQKKKVLLIQALLHDPKLLILDEPAANLDPTARYELFSLLKNLNENEGITILISSHVLSEIDKYVNSVTLIHNGHIVYSGSKKGHLETLFYEKVINS
- a CDS encoding ABC transporter permease; amino-acid sequence: MSTSAFKYSKFAFNITFKKISTFILPILVLAFSLIIGLVYKFVVGQRYYDLAAYIFIFTNATATVIFSSIKALNIFKDFDSEGLEIITLSKPISRNNLILGKLLTLIYFGLIWSLVMLIASLFGLYAIFGVTKIFLVAILFLFVGLMTYLLFGLFTALICYKLSQKIAITIPIALFIPLALGGSLISANSTSNINNAAHFINRPYQYHASGNEANIEPYYLNNNKDELLLVPNGADNKGFSDEQIKYLQKVMNLSNNSSTEWQAYSWLSVPYQLIDIFNFKNKNVFETASVKKFSNLDNYVYHSGLDDVTYNYKLDTNVNLKKYITTDGSNSPKYIVPGALKSNSIFSDKTGDNGLFNYDIIYARAGAEDPNIEFLEDDANFSNEGANLVGRIKWRYIYEALKDEKFNSIAKNFVEKFNSKIVSQNNLVEINKLLMSEISSFINNDDIDNASEINKYENANVTIFDPNALKQKKLKSIFEKRIYFTVALLNYIYFNYSETKIYEAMLKNPNTKESFGNYQYTVNILGHDYKIGGYSSFVENVTPVGNRDSEGKIRNPKIKIRYDLNKSDTNYLFQSADQVYAINRSSQIVNKNAYYPIWIILNTILFVSVFALYRKKEYK
- a CDS encoding cation-translocating P-type ATPase, encoding MKWDEAQKFNGLSDEQVAINLQKYGENTLTKSKKINPIVAYFKQFIDPMVILLIIAAIISVSLAIFEHIKGSRNSTQIIIGYVEPAIIMLVILLNSAIGAYQEVKSDQAVRALENKTISNSTVIRNNEVQNIPANMLVVGDLVLLSAGDTINADGRIVNASNFYVVESSLTGESEAVLKTTNWNATDDKTLAENKHLVYSGTFVSNGKASYIVESVGKETQIGKINSSLQNQKKNLSPLQTKLNKLSKWFGYSGIILLFISMLLQIVFNNVSSGSWTNPDVYTNSLITGISLAVAAIPEGLIAFTTVILSIGVSKISKEKGLVKNLLAVETLGSANIICTDKTGTLTENKMTVVDLYLNKKGFLDKIDVNRNEFNELLNSLCFCNDAYLTIDNEEIKEIGDPTETGLLLFALKHSVTKQELLKTNNIIHTLPFDSDRKMMSVLVKDNKSDKIMITKGAPDVVITKCNNIDKDEVMQINNDWAAKSYRVLAFAKKTVNHNSIDFKDEEDLEFIGLVAMIDPPRANVAKSVLEAQNAGIKVVMITGDNLITAKSIATNLGIYDPNGDDICLDGSELKDWDDDKLRNNVQKIAVYSRVNPSDKLRIVKAWQSYDKVVAMTGDGVNDAPALKASDIGCAMGITGTDVAKQSADFILTDDNFNTIVRSVKNGRQIYDKVKTVIMNLLISSVTEVIVMLIGLIAFYYAFKNYFSDSEFYVFSASQLLWINLLTHGLPAIALGIIDSEVDVMHRPPYSKSESIFARGMGINLLWQALVISLVSLLSYTAGALYTIRFYSGLNLLTIASTCAFVTMGIATSINAINLINNNSIFKANIKKYWPVFAAISFSSLFVILVAFVPNLAKVFRMYEHLLTFHNGILLSWSLPLAFVNTICFEIKKLIVNTKTNRTSVLSVSY
- a CDS encoding UTP--glucose-1-phosphate uridylyltransferase; the protein is MNKKVRKLIIPAAGWGTRFLPMTKVVHKELLPILDTPLISLLVDEAIEAGIEEIILIISERKKDIANYFAVNKELETELESKNKLSLLKKVKSTNKEGLIKIVIQHSQNGLGHALACAKNVIKDEPFAIILGDDLIKSKVPAIKQLIEFYYKTGSNILGVQSVSDSDIPKYGIVAPIDENEKSTNFFKIKGAVEKPKLSEAPSNKAILGRYVFNSEILDILSKIEYDGSNEIQVVDAFEKLQNEYKQDIYAFVFEGTRYDLGSVKGFVQANIDYALDNIELKDELTEFINEKLSE
- the rpsI gene encoding 30S ribosomal protein S9, which translates into the protein MAKSNSSMIEYRGLGRRKSSTARVILRPGSGKFTINNREAKNYLLSDLHIQDAEQPLVLTETKGQFDILVNVRGGGLKGQAGAIRLGIARALLLASDTYRAKLKPAGMLTRDARSVERKKPGLNKARRARQFSKR
- the rplM gene encoding 50S ribosomal protein L13 is translated as MRQTTIVNREKANKKWFVVDAENQVVGRLAAFVASVLRGKTKPTFTPNADMGDYVIIINAEKAIFTAKKEEDKVYYHHSGYPGGLKSITAAKLRAKKPTAIVEKAIHGMLPHTKLGNKQRRNLFVVAGPEHKYAAQKPERLEVR